Sequence from the Zeugodacus cucurbitae isolate PBARC_wt_2022May chromosome 2, idZeuCucr1.2, whole genome shotgun sequence genome:
TAACACATACATCCACATACATGTGTCACATACACCGATACCGGATACACAGCACAGCCCTGCAAGGAAATCCCTCGAAATGATTGCCTTTCTAGTGATAGAAGAATTACAGAATATTTCACTCAGAGAGGCACTAATTATGAACTAGAAATTTTATACGTAATATGTATATGGCTTTGCTTGCAGGGTTATAAATCACATTCATGCACTCCTAGTGCTTGTATAAACTCATAAGTAGATGCATACATACTACACACAACTATattcatttgcatacatacatacatgcaaatatatttgaataaaaagtaaTGCATTCAAATTATCCTTGGAATAGTTGGCAGCTTAATAAGTGAATTTGAAATTCAACAATTGCCACCCACACaatttaaatatcaattttttgttatatatgagCTGCCCTGTACTATAAAAGCAGGAAACAAATGCTCGGTCGCTACTATCGTTCAACGATatacaaaagttttattttaattttagtctcAGTGACGGCATCCAAAAATATTCTTCTGAAACCAAAAACCTGAGAGAATTCATACATTtcataattacaaaatacatacatatttacatttttacgaaaacatatttatttttaaacataattaataaaatattttttttactattatactTAATTAGaccgtcgaaacacttctaaaACGCCACAATGGTCAGTTATCACCCTTTGACATGGCACAGTATGTGTTTTGGACTGGCGATGAGGCAGGTGTTGCACGCGCCGTTGAGGAACTAATCGATCGTGGAGTGGTAAGTCTGTATGAAAAGTATAATTACGAACTTTTATAATTATCATATGAATTATGTAGATGTCACGTGAAAACGCCTTAGCATTTCTGCGTGAAGTACGCATTGGCATTGAGTATCTACAACAGTCGTACACAAATCGCATCTTCCCAGAAGCCGGGCTGAATATAAACATTGACAAGGtaaaagaatataaataaaaaatatatatttcactaaTAGTGTTTCCATGTTTCATTTTAGAAAATGTTCGAGATGCCCCAGTCCAAACCGGTGGCACCGCCAACTGTTGCATCCACAAACGAAAAATCGCTACTTCCTTACTTACAACTGGAGCGTCTACTGCACACAAGCAATCAACGCCAAGTGAAACCAGTTGATAATACACCAGTATGGCATAAATTGCAAGCGCTCAACAATGATGGTAATCAAGGTGAaggagaagaaaaatatataaaaataataatcaaattatttaacaaactattttattaaagaacTCAACGATTATGATGAGAACGGCGAAAGAGCTAAGATATCACAATTCTTGTATAATGAATATACTTTGgaagatattttatataaattggcAAAGGTATGTTTACAAACACTCTGCCTCTCTCACTTCCTATTTATGTATACGGATTTATTGCTCTGCTTTGTTTTTGCAGATCATGTTCACACAGTCTTTGGCTCATGGCTCCGATGAAGCTCAGCATGAATTGCAGAAATTAACCGATTTTTTGGAACGTGAGGGCAATCTTGGTGTCATACCAATTGACTTGCAGAAGAAAGTTTTACGTATGTCTCTTTAAGCattattattactgttatttaaatttattaatttcttgcaGACATCTTATTCCGCGCTTTGTCCGATACTTTGGCAGAACGTCCCGAATTATTGTCGGTTGCAAATGTTAATCTCGCTAACACCTACAATCGTCTTCCTCTCCGTACTTTAGAGCCATGAAATGGACGCAGTAACAAGTGATTCCACAATAAGTAAAGTTTTacgtaaaaatacatatttatatatacataaatatttttttggttccaAATTATGATAGCTCCAGCATAGTTATCATAACAATATAAATTAGTGTCCGAGTTAAGCGAAGCGAATTTGCTCACAAATCGTCCATTACTAGCGGTGGCAAATCTATTTTAGTTTTGTAAAgctccaaaatttatttaatttatttgttgccagcaacacaacaacaatgagtaTTTTGAACACTGCAAAGCAGCGTAAGCGAATTTATCTATTTACTAGAGCTGAGAAAaacgtattaaaaaaataatatattataacaaaaacaaacagttaGTGTGCTGTTTATTGCAAAAATGATTTGGAAAATATCACAGCATACTTAGACAACAATTTTCCAGTTTATTAGAGAAGCGTAACTGATTTTTGAAGTAATCCTAAAAAgcgatattatatatacaaacaaacatacataaaactaaaagtagtgcacatattttgatttgaaatcaatttatgataaaataaaattaacaactgCGAAAATTATAACAAGTTGGCGGCAGTTTCGCATTGTGTTTATAACTGTAATAATGGCTAAATGTTTAACATTTTATGATAGGCTTATACCTATAaggatatgttttttttttgtaggcgCGTATAACTGCATtcgtattttaattgtatttacaagagtacacatgcatatacatacatatatccaataAAACAAacgtatatgtttacatataacggtaATGCTAATTAGTGTATTATGTGTTTAAATAGCTAAGCTGAGCTGAGTTATTTAGTACATTAGTTAGACGGTTaggtacaatatttttttcaaatatttgtttttgttttattaaatcttaagtgcaaatataactatatatctataaatgtaataaaatagtgttttatTGATCGTCGGGTATgggataataaattaaaatattatttagacaCAGCGACGTCTTAAAAGCAATACTTGATAGAATATCTATACGAAgaacatattataaaaattattattttaatagttcgctaataaatttaaaaaataaaaatatttaatatttatttaattaagtgtaatcttaaaaataaatcCCGGTTCCGGATATTGCCATACCAGATACTCGTACACAAATtgtcgtttaaaaaaaatacggcATCATTACGTTCCACTTTGTGGCTGCTATTTCAATTGTACACAACAAACAGCTGATTGGATTaagaattaaacaaatttttgcaataaacaacatttatttcttaaacgTTAAATAAACGTATAAGCAAAACCATGAATGTTGACGAATCCACAATGGAAATGGACCCGCAGTTGGCCAAGAAATTATTCGCCACCGGTGCGGTGTTGGTTATAACTGGCGCGCCAGTCGGCACAGAATTCGGCATTGATCTGTGCAACTACACAATCGGTGAGAAATTTCGTGGCGTGAAAATGATACCACCCGGTCCACATTACGTCTGGTGTGCATCCTGCGGTCCATATGGTGATGTTGCGCCACGCGTGGGTTTTGTGCATTACTTCAAAAGCGAAGAGGTGGTTGTGCGTGAGTGGAGCCAAAGCGAGGAAgaattgcaagaaagtcaatCCGATGATAAAGAATTGGAAAAGAAACGTATACGTGATAATCTGAAGGAATTCGATAGTTTTCTTGCACCATATGACTATCGATTTTACAATAAATGGAAACTGCTAACAGACAAGGTGACCGAGAGCACAGTAGATCGTTGTCGACCAACATTAGGCCCAATACGTACAAATGTTGAATTGCAATCTTGTACAGATGAGGAACGACCAAGAGGCACGCTGCATGCAAACAATTTGCAGCAGCAGAAAAGTAGTAAAACAATTGTAAATGAAAGTGACTTACTACCCAACTTAAAACCGGTGGAAGGCACCGCACCACGTTTCACAGAACTACCAGCGCGTGTACCAGAGAATGCCACGCCAGCTGAAGTATCACGCCACAGCATCGATTGTGTACAAGCAATTGAGCAACTTGTTGGCATGTTTCACAGTTCGGAGGCTTTAATCGAGGAGGAACAATTggcttttgttttctttttggttGGTTGTTCGGTAGAGTCACTGGCCCATTGGCGTAATATACTACACTTGTTGGCACACTCTGAGCaagctgtgcaaaatttcaaaatactttATATGAAATATGCAGAAGCATTGATGCAACAAGTGCCACACCTGCCCGAAGAGCTAATGGAACCAGGTGAATATAATACAGTCTATAAAGATGTGCGTGCACTGCTAGTCAACATGAATTTGGCTGGTTTGGGTGTGAGTGCTGATAAACTTAgtagaaaattagaaaaaacttTGCAATGGCACTTTGACGGTTTGCTCGATGAAGATCCTGAAGATATGCCCGTTATAGTAGAGATGACTTAGATTTATAGCTATGCTataagaatttgaaaaatatatttgcagagTTACATAGCacataaataatgtaatataaagttgtaataaaaagtttatagttatattaaatacatttatttttgttttttgggctCGCCTTCCACATTCGCCGTAACCACCAACGCATTGTTGCTCTTATCCTCAACACTTTCTTCATTTGTCAACGTTTGTTTTTCCTCTAAAGTGGCTTCTATTTGTGCTTTCAACACGTCAGTAAGACTTTTATCACCGTCCAGTTCTAAATTGTACTGCGCTGCTAACTCTTCTAAACGTTTCTGATTCTTCTGTAAATAGCCAGGTAACCAAAATATGGTTTGAACCATTCTGAAATGAAGTGTGCAATATTTGGTTGAGTATTTACTTATATCAATTAAAACCTACTTGATTAAAATATAACCGGAGAAGGCCAATAGCAAACATGTAAACGAGGTCTTTATCATATTCCAGTAATCCACAACAACTTGTTGATGCTTCATAacgatattttttaacttttaacttttattaaacaaatgtattaattcaatttcgattttattttttctccagTTCTATTAGCTTCACTAGTtgattgtaaaatattatttaagttcCTCGTAATAGATAACAAAGATGAGAAGTCATTTGTTATGGCTCAACTGGTTACCGTGGGTTACTTAAATTAATACGTGTCCGTAATTTTGAGCAGTGACACAGTGCACATGAGCCTAGTTTATCGTCAATCAATAGTTTACACCTGCTGTgattatatctacatatatgtatgtatataa
This genomic interval carries:
- the LOC105211941 gene encoding protein AAR2 homolog: MNVDESTMEMDPQLAKKLFATGAVLVITGAPVGTEFGIDLCNYTIGEKFRGVKMIPPGPHYVWCASCGPYGDVAPRVGFVHYFKSEEVVVREWSQSEEELQESQSDDKELEKKRIRDNLKEFDSFLAPYDYRFYNKWKLLTDKVTESTVDRCRPTLGPIRTNVELQSCTDEERPRGTLHANNLQQQKSSKTIVNESDLLPNLKPVEGTAPRFTELPARVPENATPAEVSRHSIDCVQAIEQLVGMFHSSEALIEEEQLAFVFFLVGCSVESLAHWRNILHLLAHSEQAVQNFKILYMKYAEALMQQVPHLPEELMEPGEYNTVYKDVRALLVNMNLAGLGVSADKLSRKLEKTLQWHFDGLLDEDPEDMPVIVEMT
- the LOC105211940 gene encoding uncharacterized protein LOC105211940, which encodes MKHQQVVVDYWNMIKTSFTCLLLAFSGYILIKMVQTIFWLPGYLQKNQKRLEELAAQYNLELDGDKSLTDVLKAQIEATLEEKQTLTNEESVEDKSNNALVVTANVEGEPKKQK